In Streptomyces chartreusis, the following proteins share a genomic window:
- a CDS encoding CitMHS family transporter — protein sequence MLTILGFAMIATFLVLIMMKKMSPIAALVLIPALFCVFVGKGAKLGDYVIEGVTSLAPTAAMLMFAIVYFGVMIDVGLFDPIVRGILKFCKADPMRIVVGTAILAAIVSLDGDGSTTFMITVSAMYPLYKRLKMSLVVMTGVAAMANGVMNTLPWGGPTARAATALKLDASDIFVPMIPALAVGLLAVFVLSYFLGLRERKRLGVLTLNEVLVEEKETETVLVGSAGSGSGAAKSPVTTGGSGSGTDAEDTEDDERFQALDPDRPTLRPKLYWFNALLTVGLLTAMIMEWLPIPVLFLLGAALALTVNFPHIPDQKARLAAHADNVLNVSGMVFAAAVFTGVLQGTGMVDHMAKWMVDVIPEGMGPHMALVTGVLSLPLTYFMSNDGFYFGVLPVLAEAGAAHGVTPLEMARASLVGQPLHMSSPLVPAVYVLVGMAKVEFGDHTKFVVKWAALTCLIILAAGMLFGII from the coding sequence ATGCTGACCATCCTCGGCTTCGCCATGATCGCGACCTTCCTGGTCCTGATCATGATGAAGAAGATGTCGCCGATCGCGGCGCTCGTGCTTATTCCGGCACTGTTCTGTGTGTTCGTCGGAAAGGGCGCCAAGCTCGGTGACTACGTCATCGAAGGCGTCACCAGCCTCGCCCCCACCGCGGCGATGCTCATGTTCGCGATCGTCTACTTCGGTGTGATGATCGATGTCGGCCTCTTCGACCCGATCGTTCGGGGCATCCTGAAGTTCTGCAAGGCCGACCCGATGCGGATCGTCGTCGGCACGGCGATCCTCGCCGCGATCGTCTCGCTCGACGGCGACGGCTCGACCACCTTCATGATCACCGTCTCGGCGATGTACCCGCTGTACAAGCGCCTGAAGATGAGCCTGGTCGTGATGACCGGTGTCGCGGCGATGGCCAACGGCGTGATGAACACCCTGCCGTGGGGCGGCCCGACCGCCCGTGCCGCCACCGCGCTCAAGCTCGACGCCAGCGACATCTTCGTCCCGATGATCCCGGCCCTCGCCGTGGGTCTGCTCGCCGTGTTCGTGCTCTCGTACTTCCTCGGTCTGCGCGAGCGCAAGCGCCTCGGCGTGCTCACGCTGAACGAGGTCCTGGTCGAGGAGAAGGAGACCGAGACGGTTCTCGTGGGCTCCGCCGGCTCCGGCTCCGGTGCGGCCAAGTCCCCGGTGACGACCGGCGGTTCGGGCTCCGGCACCGACGCGGAGGACACCGAGGACGACGAGCGTTTCCAGGCCCTGGACCCCGACCGGCCCACCCTGCGCCCCAAGCTCTACTGGTTCAACGCGCTGCTGACGGTCGGCCTGCTGACCGCCATGATCATGGAATGGCTGCCGATCCCGGTGCTGTTCCTGCTCGGCGCCGCGCTCGCGCTCACCGTGAACTTCCCGCACATCCCGGACCAGAAGGCCCGTCTGGCCGCGCACGCCGACAACGTCCTGAACGTCTCGGGCATGGTCTTCGCCGCCGCCGTCTTCACCGGCGTCCTCCAGGGCACCGGCATGGTCGACCACATGGCCAAGTGGATGGTGGACGTCATCCCCGAGGGCATGGGCCCGCACATGGCCCTGGTCACCGGTGTGCTGAGCCTTCCGCTCACGTACTTCATGTCCAACGACGGCTTCTACTTCGGCGTCCTGCCGGTGCTCGCCGAGGCCGGTGCGGCGCACGGTGTCACCCCGCTGGAGATGGCCCGCGCCTCCCTGGTCGGCCAGCCGCTGCACATGTCGAGCCCGCTCGTCCCCGCCGTGTACGTCCTCGTCGGCATGGCGAAGGTGGAGTTCGGCGACCACACCAAGTTCGTGGTGAAGTGGGCGGCCCTCACCTGTCTGATCATCCTCGCGGCGGGCATGCTCTTCGGAATCATCTGA
- a CDS encoding MFS transporter, whose translation MRPGGNRGWLLRLVIAFSFAQGAVSMARPAVSYRALALGADERAIGVIAGVYALLPLFVAVPLGRRTDHGRCAPLLPVGVVLISGGCALSGLADSLWAMAVWSGVMGLGHLCFVIGAQSLVARQSAPHEQDRNFGHFTIGASLGQLVGPIAAGALIGGPDMAGTSALALLVAGAGGAVAFTSLWRIESPATADSRREQGERVPVQRILRARGVPAGIFISLAVLSATDILTAYLPVVGEHRGIAPAMIGVLLSLRAAATIACRLVLTPLLRLLGRTLLLTVTCLLAALLCAGIALPVPVWALAVILAVLGFCLGVGQPLSMTTVVQAAPEGARSTALALRLTGNRLGQVAAPASAGLVAGLAGVAAPFVMLGALLLVSAGTALRAPARPAGEPEDAGKASLPRAILRRKSGI comes from the coding sequence ATGAGGCCCGGTGGGAACCGCGGCTGGCTGCTCCGCCTCGTCATCGCCTTCAGCTTCGCGCAGGGGGCGGTGTCGATGGCACGGCCCGCCGTCTCCTACCGGGCCCTCGCGCTGGGTGCCGACGAGCGGGCGATCGGTGTGATCGCGGGCGTGTACGCCCTGCTCCCGCTGTTCGTCGCCGTCCCGTTGGGCCGCCGGACCGACCACGGCCGCTGTGCCCCGCTGCTGCCGGTCGGCGTGGTCCTGATATCCGGCGGCTGTGCCCTCAGCGGCCTCGCGGACTCGCTGTGGGCGATGGCGGTCTGGAGCGGGGTGATGGGCCTCGGCCACCTCTGCTTCGTGATCGGCGCCCAGTCCCTGGTCGCCCGGCAGTCCGCCCCGCACGAACAGGACCGCAACTTCGGCCACTTCACGATCGGCGCCTCCCTCGGCCAGCTGGTCGGCCCGATCGCCGCGGGCGCGCTGATCGGCGGCCCGGACATGGCGGGGACCAGCGCGCTCGCCCTGCTGGTGGCCGGTGCGGGCGGCGCGGTCGCTTTCACCTCGCTGTGGCGCATAGAGAGCCCCGCGACGGCCGACTCCCGCAGGGAACAGGGCGAGCGGGTGCCCGTGCAGCGCATCCTGCGGGCCCGCGGCGTGCCCGCAGGCATCTTCATCAGCCTCGCCGTGCTGTCCGCCACCGACATTCTCACCGCCTATCTGCCGGTGGTCGGCGAGCACCGGGGCATCGCGCCGGCCATGATCGGCGTACTGCTCAGCCTGCGCGCGGCGGCCACCATCGCGTGCCGGCTGGTCCTGACGCCCCTGCTGCGGCTGCTCGGCCGCACCCTGCTGCTGACCGTGACCTGTCTGCTGGCGGCCCTGTTGTGCGCGGGCATCGCGCTGCCGGTGCCGGTGTGGGCGCTCGCCGTGATCCTGGCGGTGCTCGGCTTCTGCCTCGGCGTGGGCCAGCCGCTGTCCATGACGACGGTCGTCCAGGCGGCCCCCGAGGGCGCCCGCTCCACCGCCCTCGCGCTGCGGCTGACCGGCAACCGGCTCGGCCAGGTCGCCGCACCGGCGTCGGCGGGGCTGGTCGCCGGGCTCGCGGGGGTGGCGGCGCCGTTCGTGATGCTGGGCGCACTGCTGCTGGTGTCGGCGGGGACAGCGCTACGAGCGCCCGCGCGGCCGGCGGGGGAGCCCGAGGACGCCGGTAAGGCGAGCCTGCCGAGGGCGATCTTGCGTCGAAAGAGTGGTATCTGA
- a CDS encoding class F sortase produces MARRRRRPWYRRRAYRLARTAVLTVSLVVVCVRCDHERPGAGTTASGSAEASEVRAAGTGDGAGGAGADSRPRAGDPPPGTREAPPEPPPAPAVPATAGTGTASTPAPLTPSPTPQPARAGKSAKRPAGPAPLPRSRATRLVIPYISVDSPLMDLHLDSERRLPAPPEDEPNLVGWYADGPSPGETGTAIAVGHLDTDTGPAVFGGLGELKRGKRIEVRRADGRTAVYSVDAIKTYQKDKFPNREVYGARSRPELRLITCGGNYNRRTGYTGNVVVYAHLKATREPKGGGRR; encoded by the coding sequence ATGGCGCGTAGAAGACGCAGGCCCTGGTATCGCCGGCGCGCCTACCGCCTGGCGAGGACGGCCGTACTGACCGTCTCGCTGGTGGTGGTCTGCGTCCGGTGCGACCACGAGCGGCCCGGAGCCGGTACGACCGCTTCGGGCTCCGCCGAGGCCTCCGAGGTCCGAGCCGCCGGCACCGGAGACGGTGCCGGCGGGGCGGGCGCCGACTCCCGCCCTCGCGCGGGCGATCCGCCTCCCGGCACCCGCGAGGCACCACCCGAACCACCCCCCGCCCCTGCCGTGCCCGCGACCGCCGGTACGGGCACGGCGAGCACCCCGGCCCCACTCACGCCCTCCCCGACACCCCAACCCGCCCGCGCCGGAAAGTCCGCCAAGCGCCCCGCCGGCCCCGCCCCCCTGCCCCGCTCCCGCGCGACCCGCCTCGTCATCCCCTACATCAGCGTCGACTCCCCGCTGATGGACCTGCACCTCGACAGCGAGCGGCGCCTGCCCGCGCCCCCGGAGGACGAGCCGAACCTGGTCGGCTGGTACGCGGACGGACCCTCACCGGGGGAGACGGGAACCGCCATCGCCGTGGGCCACCTCGACACCGATACCGGCCCCGCCGTCTTCGGCGGCCTCGGCGAACTGAAGCGCGGCAAGCGCATCGAGGTCCGGCGCGCCGACGGGCGCACCGCCGTCTACTCCGTCGACGCCATCAAGACGTACCAGAAGGACAAGTTCCCCAACCGGGAGGTGTACGGCGCCCGGTCCCGGCCGGAGCTGCGGCTGATCACCTGCGGCGGCAACTACAACCGCAGGACCGGCTACACCGGCAACGTCGTCGTGTACGCCCATCTGAAGGCGACCCGGGAGCCGAAGGGCGGCGGCCGGCGCTGA
- a CDS encoding ABC transporter ATP-binding protein produces MTRAISLHDVSKSYTRGTRVVDRLTLDIEPGEFLVLLGPSGCGKSTVLRMIAGLEEIDEGELLLDGEWANDLLPADRRIAMVFQNFALYPSMTSRDNIGFPLRIEAPGEDPGTRVDATARMLGIEDLLDRFPAQLSGGERQRVAMGRAIARHPSAFLMDEPLSNLDAKLRNHLRAEISGLTRKLGVTTVYVTHDQAEAMSLGDRVAVLRGGVLQQVGTPRSVYSLPRNVFVAAFIGTPRINLLRGVVRAPLDGAMTISLGKQYLRLPEPLCLDHQLLRVQQGREVIVGLRSEAVRIAKPASARPGEVHITGLVEHVEFQGHEVLVHFNTGSRPAVVPDLEAPRPAPPVRRRRRDSGSVLERLRNRAGALRAGPVVALEHPADGAHDPAPPEGRLPGDLIVRTTPDFDLRHGMHVPLLVDLAHLFVFDQHGDRICPAPTRLPDLEE; encoded by the coding sequence ATGACACGCGCCATCTCCCTGCACGACGTGAGCAAGTCCTACACGCGGGGCACCCGTGTCGTGGACCGGCTCACACTGGACATCGAGCCCGGTGAGTTCCTCGTGCTGCTCGGGCCCTCCGGCTGCGGCAAGTCCACCGTGCTCAGGATGATCGCCGGTCTTGAGGAGATCGACGAGGGCGAACTGCTGCTGGACGGCGAGTGGGCCAACGACCTGCTGCCGGCCGACCGGCGCATCGCGATGGTCTTCCAGAATTTCGCCCTCTATCCGAGCATGACCAGCCGCGACAACATCGGCTTCCCGCTGCGCATCGAGGCGCCCGGCGAGGACCCCGGTACGCGGGTGGACGCCACCGCCCGAATGCTGGGCATCGAGGACCTCCTCGACCGCTTCCCCGCCCAGCTCTCCGGCGGCGAACGCCAGCGCGTCGCCATGGGCCGGGCCATCGCAAGGCACCCCTCCGCGTTCCTGATGGACGAGCCGCTGTCCAACCTCGACGCCAAGCTCCGCAACCATCTGCGCGCCGAGATCTCCGGTCTCACCCGCAAGCTGGGCGTCACCACGGTCTACGTCACCCACGACCAGGCCGAGGCGATGTCCCTCGGCGACCGGGTCGCCGTGCTGCGCGGCGGCGTCCTCCAGCAGGTCGGCACGCCCCGCTCGGTGTACTCGCTGCCGCGCAACGTCTTCGTCGCCGCCTTCATCGGCACCCCGCGGATCAACCTGCTGCGCGGCGTCGTGCGCGCTCCGCTGGACGGTGCGATGACCATCAGCCTGGGCAAGCAGTACCTCCGGCTGCCCGAACCCCTTTGCCTGGACCACCAGTTGCTGCGGGTGCAGCAGGGGCGCGAGGTGATCGTGGGCCTGCGTTCGGAGGCCGTCCGCATCGCGAAGCCCGCCAGTGCCCGCCCCGGCGAGGTGCACATCACCGGCCTGGTCGAGCATGTGGAGTTCCAGGGCCACGAGGTCCTCGTCCACTTCAACACCGGCTCCCGGCCGGCCGTCGTCCCCGACCTGGAGGCCCCGCGTCCGGCGCCGCCGGTCCGGCGCAGACGCCGTGACTCCGGCTCGGTGCTGGAGCGGCTGCGCAACCGCGCGGGCGCCCTGCGCGCCGGTCCTGTGGTGGCACTGGAGCACCCGGCCGACGGCGCCCACGACCCCGCGCCGCCCGAGGGCCGGCTGCCCGGCGACCTCATCGTCCGCACCACCCCGGACTTCGACCTCCGGCACGGCATGCACGTCCCGCTCCTCGTCGACCTCGCCCATCTGTTCGTCTTCGACCAGCACGGCGACCGCATCTGCCCGGCCCCGACGCGACTGCCGGATCTGGAGGAATGA
- a CDS encoding DUF3574 domain-containing protein produces the protein MNVQLTRTRASLVVAGLLLAVGAPTAYATLDDTAAAVPARGEPYVETRLFFGTARPDGGPAVTDRQFMEFVDEEVTPGFPDGLTVQSGRGQWRDANGTIEKETSYELILLYPEALAQDGDRRIEGIRSAYEKAFGQEAVGRVDDRARVDF, from the coding sequence ATGAACGTGCAACTCACCCGAACTCGGGCTTCCTTGGTGGTCGCCGGCCTGCTCCTTGCCGTCGGCGCCCCGACCGCCTACGCCACCCTCGACGACACCGCCGCCGCGGTGCCGGCGCGCGGAGAGCCGTACGTCGAGACCCGGTTGTTCTTCGGCACCGCACGCCCCGACGGCGGCCCGGCCGTCACCGACCGGCAGTTCATGGAGTTCGTCGACGAGGAGGTCACGCCCGGTTTCCCGGACGGGCTCACCGTGCAGAGCGGGCGCGGGCAGTGGCGGGACGCGAACGGGACGATCGAGAAGGAGACCTCGTACGAGCTGATCCTGCTCTACCCCGAGGCGCTGGCGCAGGACGGCGACCGCAGGATCGAGGGGATCCGGAGCGCCTACGAGAAGGCCTTCGGGCAGGAGGCCGTGGGGAGGGTGGACGACCGGGCGCGGGTCGACTTCTGA
- a CDS encoding aldehyde dehydrogenase family protein — MKAHDGMYIDGAWRPATSGDVIEVVNPADEQVIGQVPAGTAADVDAAVRAARAAFPGWAATPPAERAARLAALRDVLVARKDEIAETVTAELGSPLKFSEAVQTGAPIGVAGSYAELAATYAFEERVGNSTVYLEPLGVVGAITPWNYPLHQIVAKVAAALAAGCTVVLKPAEDTPLVAQLFAEAAHEAGVPAGVFNLVTGLGPVAGQAIAEHPDVDLVSFTGSTAVGRQIAAVAGAAIKKVALELGGKSANVILPSADLAKAVNVGVANVMSNSGQTCSAWTRMLVHRDQYDEAVELAATAAAKYGERIGPVVSAKQQARVLGYIEKGVAEGARLVAGGTEAPREQGWYVSPTVFADVTPEMTIAQEEIFGPVLSILRYDDEEDALRIANGTVYGLAGAVWAGEEAEAVAFARRMDTGQVDINGGRFNVRAPFGGYKQSGVGRELGAHGLAEYLQTKSLQF; from the coding sequence ATGAAGGCACACGACGGCATGTACATCGACGGCGCGTGGCGCCCCGCCACGAGCGGGGACGTGATCGAGGTGGTGAACCCGGCCGACGAGCAGGTCATCGGGCAGGTCCCGGCCGGCACCGCCGCCGACGTCGACGCGGCCGTACGGGCCGCCCGAGCCGCCTTCCCGGGCTGGGCCGCCACCCCGCCCGCCGAACGGGCCGCACGGCTGGCCGCCCTGCGGGACGTCCTGGTGGCCCGCAAGGACGAGATCGCCGAGACCGTCACCGCCGAACTCGGCTCGCCCCTGAAGTTCTCCGAGGCCGTCCAGACCGGCGCGCCGATCGGGGTCGCGGGCTCGTACGCGGAACTCGCGGCGACGTACGCCTTCGAGGAGCGGGTCGGCAACTCGACCGTGTACCTGGAGCCCCTCGGTGTGGTCGGCGCGATCACGCCCTGGAACTACCCGCTCCACCAGATCGTCGCCAAGGTCGCCGCGGCGCTGGCCGCGGGCTGCACGGTGGTCCTCAAGCCCGCCGAGGACACCCCGCTGGTCGCCCAGCTCTTCGCCGAGGCGGCCCACGAGGCCGGCGTCCCCGCGGGCGTCTTCAACCTGGTCACCGGCCTCGGCCCGGTCGCGGGCCAGGCGATCGCCGAGCACCCGGACGTCGACCTGGTCTCCTTCACCGGCTCCACGGCCGTCGGCCGGCAGATCGCCGCGGTGGCCGGAGCGGCGATCAAGAAGGTTGCCCTGGAGCTGGGCGGCAAGTCCGCCAACGTCATCCTGCCGAGCGCCGACCTGGCCAAGGCGGTCAACGTCGGCGTCGCCAACGTGATGTCCAACTCCGGCCAGACGTGCAGCGCCTGGACGCGGATGCTGGTCCACCGCGACCAGTACGACGAGGCCGTCGAGCTCGCCGCGACCGCCGCCGCGAAGTACGGCGAGCGGATCGGCCCGGTGGTCAGCGCCAAGCAGCAGGCACGGGTCCTCGGCTACATCGAGAAGGGCGTCGCCGAGGGGGCACGGCTGGTCGCGGGCGGCACCGAGGCGCCGCGCGAGCAGGGCTGGTACGTCAGCCCGACCGTCTTCGCCGATGTGACGCCCGAGATGACGATCGCCCAGGAGGAGATCTTCGGCCCGGTCCTGTCGATTCTGCGCTACGACGACGAGGAGGACGCCCTGCGCATCGCCAACGGCACCGTCTACGGCCTCGCGGGCGCCGTGTGGGCCGGCGAGGAGGCGGAGGCGGTGGCCTTCGCGCGCCGGATGGACACCGGGCAGGTCGACATCAACGGCGGCCGCTTCAACGTCCGCGCCCCCTTCGGCGGCTACAAGCAGTCTGGCGTGGGCCGCGAGCTGGGCGCACACGGCCTGGCCGAGTACCTCCAGACCAAGTCCCTGCAGTTCTGA
- a CDS encoding Zn-dependent alcohol dehydrogenase, translating into MVRAAVLPAVGAPLEVTDIELPEPGPGRVRVRLAAAGVCHSDLSLSNGTMRVPVPAVLGHEGAGTVVSVGEGVGHLAPGDGVVLNWAPSCGSCHACGLGEVWLCANALNGAADVHARTASGTELHPGLNVAAFAEETVVSAGCLLPLPDGVPLTDAALLGCAVLTGYGAVHHSARVREGETVAVFGVGGVGLAALQAARIAGASKIVAVDVSPEKEELARAAGATDYVIASENTAREIRGLTGKQGVDVAVECVGRAATIRTAWDSTRRGGRTTVVGIGGKDQQVTFNALEIFHWGRTLSGCVYGNSDPARDLPVLAEHVRAGRLDLGALVTERIALEGIPAAFENMLAGKGGRALVVF; encoded by the coding sequence ATGGTTCGCGCCGCCGTCCTGCCCGCCGTCGGGGCCCCGCTGGAGGTCACCGACATCGAACTGCCCGAGCCCGGCCCCGGCCGGGTCCGCGTCCGCCTCGCCGCCGCCGGCGTCTGCCACTCCGATCTGTCCCTGTCGAACGGCACCATGCGCGTCCCCGTCCCCGCGGTCCTCGGCCACGAGGGCGCCGGCACCGTCGTGTCCGTGGGGGAGGGGGTCGGTCATCTCGCGCCGGGCGACGGAGTCGTCCTCAACTGGGCCCCCTCGTGCGGCAGTTGCCACGCCTGCGGGCTCGGCGAGGTCTGGCTGTGCGCCAACGCGCTGAACGGCGCCGCCGACGTCCACGCCCGCACCGCCTCGGGCACCGAACTGCATCCCGGCCTGAATGTGGCCGCGTTCGCCGAGGAGACGGTCGTCTCCGCCGGCTGCCTGCTGCCGCTCCCGGACGGCGTCCCGCTCACCGACGCCGCCCTGCTGGGCTGTGCCGTCCTCACCGGCTACGGCGCCGTGCACCACTCGGCGCGGGTGCGGGAGGGCGAGACCGTCGCCGTGTTCGGCGTCGGCGGGGTCGGCCTGGCCGCCCTCCAGGCCGCCCGGATCGCGGGAGCCTCGAAGATCGTCGCCGTCGACGTCTCCCCGGAGAAGGAGGAACTGGCGCGTGCGGCGGGAGCCACCGACTATGTGATCGCCTCCGAGAACACCGCCCGTGAGATCCGGGGCCTGACCGGCAAGCAGGGCGTGGACGTGGCCGTCGAGTGCGTGGGCCGCGCGGCCACCATCCGCACCGCCTGGGACTCCACCCGCCGCGGCGGCCGCACCACGGTCGTCGGCATCGGCGGTAAGGACCAGCAGGTCACCTTCAACGCGCTGGAGATCTTCCACTGGGGCCGCACCCTCTCCGGCTGCGTCTACGGCAACTCCGACCCGGCCCGGGACCTGCCGGTGCTGGCCGAGCACGTGCGCGCGGGGCGCCTGGACCTGGGCGCGCTGGTGACGGAACGGATCGCGCTGGAGGGGATTCCGGCGGCCTTCGAGAACATGCTCGCGGGCAAGGGCGGCCGGGCCCTGGTGGTGTTCTGA
- a CDS encoding MFS transporter, whose translation MDMAPSAHPATTTALPTVNRRRVATAAALASAVEWYDYFVFGIAAALVLGDLYFPAGSPTAGVLAAFATFAVGFLARPIGGIVAGQLGDKRGRKPMLVLALTLMGIATTGIGLLPTYETIGVAAPILLVVLRIAQGVAVGAQWGGAMLMATEYAPEGKRGVYGSVVQLGVPIGVVTANTVFLLAGAFTSDAQFAAWGWRVPFLIGLFVLALAWYIHTRVEETPEFREAERALTEKEKTEQGSPLRTILKDHLGTVLLAGGSFAVNTATFYILITGVLDYTTRELDMEKSAVLTVSLCVSLTQLVLIPAAAALSDKVGRIRVYALGAAGIALWAVPLFLLIDTGSLLWLAVGSFVASCFLSIMYGPQAALFAELFTPEMRYTGASLGYQIAAVLGGGLAPFVMVLLLEATGTSMAVSAYIIVLAVIALLSIKVLADKARSL comes from the coding sequence ATGGACATGGCCCCCTCCGCTCACCCAGCCACCACGACCGCCCTCCCCACGGTCAACCGGCGCCGCGTGGCCACAGCGGCGGCCCTCGCCTCGGCCGTCGAGTGGTACGACTACTTCGTCTTCGGCATCGCCGCAGCCCTCGTCCTCGGCGATCTGTACTTCCCGGCCGGTAGCCCCACCGCCGGAGTGCTCGCCGCCTTCGCCACCTTCGCGGTCGGCTTCCTCGCCCGCCCCATCGGCGGCATCGTCGCGGGCCAGCTCGGCGACAAGCGCGGCCGCAAGCCCATGCTGGTCCTCGCGCTCACCCTCATGGGCATCGCCACCACCGGCATCGGCCTGCTCCCGACGTACGAGACGATCGGCGTCGCCGCCCCCATCCTGCTCGTCGTGCTGCGCATCGCCCAGGGCGTCGCCGTCGGCGCCCAGTGGGGCGGCGCGATGCTGATGGCCACCGAGTACGCCCCCGAGGGCAAGCGCGGCGTGTACGGCAGCGTCGTCCAACTCGGCGTCCCCATCGGAGTGGTGACCGCCAACACCGTCTTCCTGCTGGCCGGAGCGTTCACCAGCGACGCCCAGTTCGCCGCGTGGGGCTGGCGGGTGCCGTTCCTGATCGGCCTGTTCGTCCTCGCCCTCGCCTGGTACATCCACACCCGCGTCGAGGAGACCCCCGAATTCCGGGAGGCCGAGCGTGCGTTGACCGAGAAGGAGAAGACGGAGCAGGGCAGCCCGCTCCGCACCATCCTCAAGGACCACCTGGGCACGGTCCTCCTCGCCGGCGGCTCCTTCGCCGTCAACACCGCGACCTTCTACATCCTGATCACCGGCGTCCTCGACTACACGACCCGGGAACTCGACATGGAGAAGAGCGCGGTCCTCACCGTCTCGCTCTGCGTCAGCCTCACCCAGCTGGTGCTGATCCCGGCCGCCGCCGCGCTCTCCGACAAGGTCGGCCGCATCCGCGTCTACGCGCTCGGCGCGGCCGGCATAGCCCTGTGGGCAGTCCCCCTGTTCCTGCTGATCGACACCGGTTCACTGCTGTGGCTGGCGGTCGGCAGCTTCGTCGCGAGCTGCTTCCTCAGCATCATGTACGGCCCCCAGGCGGCCCTGTTCGCCGAGCTGTTCACGCCCGAGATGCGCTACACCGGCGCCTCCCTCGGCTACCAGATCGCGGCCGTGCTCGGCGGCGGGCTCGCCCCGTTCGTCATGGTGCTGCTGCTGGAGGCCACGGGCACCT